In candidate division WOR-3 bacterium, the DNA window CACCATTTGTCGGACCAGAAGGGGTTAAAGGTTTATCGGGTGGAGTATTCTTCTTCTTACAACTAACCAATACCAGCCCAAAAATTAAGATGATGAAGAATAAGGTTAAAATCCGTCTCATAACCACCTCTTTCAAATCCGAGAGCAGCACTATGGTAAATATATTCTAACTTTCTTAAAAATTAACTAAAAATTTATTCATCGCTCTTTTGGGCGACCCAATGGCTCCATCAAAGAGACCTTTAACAGGAAAGGAAAGGAGAGAAGAGAGCAGCCTCTAAAACAGCCATTTGAAGAAACCTTTCTCCCGAGAAGGAATTGGGAAGGAAACTATGAGAGAAACCAGGGAAGAAATTGGGGAAAGAAACCCTATGGAAAATAGGGGAGAAATTAGGGGAGAAAATGCCCTTTTCTACCCCCCAGGGATGCCGTAGGGGGAACTGACCCCTATCTTTTAAGTCAAATGGCTCTAAGTCTTTGAAAATGAAAAACTTAAGCCAATTTTTCCCTTAATAAAAAGTTATCTGATCAGATAATTTTTTAGGAATTTATAAAATCCTTACGGATTAACTCCAAGAGATAAGAAAAGGATTTTGCCAAAGTTTTTTGAAAGCCCTTTGGATTATTCCCAAAACTGGGTCTTAGAGTGGTCATGGTCACTATTCACACTTGCAGTATTGACTTTTATTAGAATTTACTTAAACTATAAAAAGCGAAGTTTGGGGCCGTGGCGCAGTTGGGAGCGCGTTTGACTGGCAGTCAAAAGGTCACGGGTTCGAATCCCGTCGGCTCCATTAGAAGATGCGAGAAAGAGACTTCTTGACTTTATTTCTTAAAATTGGACTATTATCTATTTTCACCTGTGCTCCCACCCAGCAAACAGTAAAACCACCATCAAGAGAAGAGAGTGAGGAGAAGAGGCGTCTGGCGGAGCAGAATTATTCCCTGGGTGCCGAGTATTTCAAACAACGGGAATACGATAAGGCCTTAGAAAAATTCCTTTCGGCAATTGAACTTGATACCACATTTTATGAGGCATTCATCGCCGCCGGTAATGTCTATAAGATAAAAAGGGATTTTGGGGAAGCGGAACGTTATTTCCGACGGGCACTCTCCTTGGACCAAAGGAAGGTAAAAGGTTATGAGGCTTTAGCCGACCTTTACCTCTCCGCCAAAAGATACCAAGCCGCAGAAAGCCTCTACCTTACAGGGATCCAATTTGATTCCACATTTTCCGAACTTTATTTGGGGCTGGCCGAAATCTATAATGAGACCGGGGAAAAGAGAAAAGCCGACTCTCTTTATAAAAGAATGCTTTCCCTCTTTCCGGACGATCTCGGTATTTATCGCCTCTACGGCGATTTCCTTCTAAGGGAGGAGCGGTATAAAGAAGCACGGGAGATGTTTCGCCCCTGCTGCCAAAAATTTCCCGAATATGTGGAACTGAGAGAGAAGTATGCCGAAATACTCTTCAATTTAAAAGAATACGATAGTGCTTTAGCCCAACTCAATTTCATTTTGGAAAAGGAACCAGACAATTTGAGTGCCACCTTACGGCGGGCTGATGTTTATGCCCGGAAGGGAAATTTTAATAAAGCAAAGGAGGATTTAGCTAAGGCGAAGCGGTTAGCCCCAAATGATGCGCGGGTCTTTGTTCATAATGCCGATTTCTATCAAATGATTGGTGATTTAGCCAAAGGGGAGGAGGAGGTGAAGGCGGCTTTAAGAATTGACCCCAATTTGGATATTGCGCTCGTCGTCTACGGTGATATCCTAAAAACAAGGGCGGCGAGTGCCTATAAAGCAAAGAGAAAGGAAGATGCGTATTACCTCTATAAGGCGGCCTATTCCCAATACGAAAAGGTGCCCAGTAAGAGTCTTTATTATAGA includes these proteins:
- a CDS encoding tetratricopeptide repeat protein, with the protein product MRERDFLTLFLKIGLLSIFTCAPTQQTVKPPSREESEEKRRLAEQNYSLGAEYFKQREYDKALEKFLSAIELDTTFYEAFIAAGNVYKIKRDFGEAERYFRRALSLDQRKVKGYEALADLYLSAKRYQAAESLYLTGIQFDSTFSELYLGLAEIYNETGEKRKADSLYKRMLSLFPDDLGIYRLYGDFLLREERYKEAREMFRPCCQKFPEYVELREKYAEILFNLKEYDSALAQLNFILEKEPDNLSATLRRADVYARKGNFNKAKEDLAKAKRLAPNDARVFVHNADFYQMIGDLAKGEEEVKAALRIDPNLDIALVVYGDILKTRAASAYKAKRKEDAYYLYKAAYSQYEKVPSKSLYYRYASIEMSRCKTFMDKIKEELWFEGKKIE